From a region of the Gemmatimonadota bacterium genome:
- a CDS encoding ribosomal L7Ae/L30e/S12e/Gadd45 family protein, with protein MKGKGRPEVFRLLGLARRAGAVAPGTDATRRAIRRGEARLVLMAGDASGVQLDKIRKELSNRPIPQVILGDRATLGAAIGKAPVAAVAVTDESLATRLLQELDSAVARVVEE; from the coding sequence GAGGCCTGAGGTCTTCCGACTGCTGGGCCTGGCCCGACGGGCCGGTGCAGTGGCTCCAGGTACGGATGCCACCCGCCGGGCGATACGTCGAGGCGAGGCCCGGTTGGTTTTGATGGCAGGGGACGCTTCGGGTGTCCAGTTGGATAAAATACGGAAGGAGTTGAGCAACCGCCCGATCCCCCAGGTCATCCTGGGGGATCGAGCCACGTTGGGCGCTGCCATTGGGAAGGCTCCCGTGGCGGCCGTAGCGGTGACGGATGAATCGCTCGCGACACGGCTGCTTCAGGAGCTGGACAGTGCGGTCGCACGCGTAGTGGAGGAATAG